One window of Paenibacillus albicereus genomic DNA carries:
- a CDS encoding 3D domain-containing protein produces MGAIPLKETHVQRSSSKSFQWRWKHDNLRLIILSLTISLAMTFMFLVLLKGTSEKSVSLVLNGQEKIVSTSHSSLQQLLEEQAIAVGPHDEMSTPLGAALQEGDRIVIDQAVPVTILADGKTLQVKTTKKTVEAAIGESHIDVREQDKIFPSSETKLKANMTIRVMRIDKHQMKTTHDIPFTVVRKEDATLEKGQLKMVKSGQNGQLVKTFEKVYQDGKLVTKTLLAKSMEKQAVSKVVAVGTKEKPKPKPAVLTAASSSPTAAQTKSGLNLKAKKVLTNVTLTAYTAGFASTGKSKGDPGYGITASGAKVSEGRTIAVDPDVIPLGWWVYIEGIGFRRAEDTGGAINGKKIDVFYESESYVKKFGKKRGFTVYVLGPTKPKLS; encoded by the coding sequence GTGGGCGCTATCCCCTTAAAGGAAACCCATGTACAACGATCATCCAGCAAGTCTTTCCAATGGCGATGGAAGCATGACAACCTGCGTTTGATTATCCTTAGCTTAACGATCTCACTCGCAATGACTTTCATGTTTTTGGTGTTGCTGAAAGGGACGTCGGAAAAAAGCGTCTCTCTGGTGTTGAACGGGCAGGAAAAAATCGTAAGCACGAGCCATTCCTCGCTCCAGCAGCTGCTGGAGGAGCAGGCGATCGCGGTCGGACCGCATGACGAGATGTCGACTCCGCTCGGGGCCGCGCTCCAGGAAGGCGACCGCATCGTGATCGACCAGGCGGTGCCGGTGACGATTCTTGCCGACGGCAAGACCCTGCAGGTAAAGACCACCAAAAAGACCGTGGAAGCGGCGATCGGAGAATCCCATATCGACGTTCGGGAGCAGGATAAAATATTCCCAAGCTCCGAAACCAAGCTGAAAGCCAATATGACGATCCGCGTCATGAGGATCGACAAGCATCAAATGAAGACCACGCACGACATTCCGTTCACCGTCGTCCGCAAGGAGGACGCTACCCTGGAAAAGGGGCAGCTCAAGATGGTGAAGTCCGGCCAGAACGGCCAACTCGTCAAAACCTTCGAAAAGGTGTACCAGGACGGCAAACTGGTCACGAAGACTCTGCTCGCCAAATCCATGGAGAAACAAGCCGTCAGCAAGGTCGTGGCGGTGGGAACCAAGGAAAAGCCTAAACCGAAACCAGCGGTCCTGACCGCGGCATCCTCATCTCCGACTGCAGCTCAGACCAAATCCGGTCTCAATCTCAAAGCGAAGAAAGTTCTTACGAACGTTACCCTGACCGCGTATACCGCCGGATTCGCCTCTACAGGCAAATCCAAGGGCGATCCCGGTTACGGCATCACCGCCTCGGGAGCAAAAGTTTCCGAAGGGCGCACCATTGCAGTCGACCCGGACGTCATCCCGCTGGGATGGTGGGTGTATATAGAAGGAATCGGCTTCCGCCGCGCCGAAGACACGGGCGGAGCGATCAACGGCAAGAAAATCGACGTGTTTTACGAAAGTGAATCCTACGTGAAGAAATTCGGCAAGAAGCGCGGCTTTACGGTCTATGTCCTTGGACCGACCAAGCCGAAGCTGAGCTGA
- the rnmV gene encoding ribonuclease M5, producing the protein MIKEIIVVEGKDDTTAIKRAVEADTIETNGSAIGEEVLRRIELAMERRGVIIFTDPDHAGERIRKIVSQRIPGCKHAFLPQEDALYRGDIGVENASPEAVRRALATVRTEGSEGEPELTHADLMEAGLLVHPDAARRRLLMGNRLGIGYCNGKQFMKRCTSFRITRREFREALEQMEGEIGS; encoded by the coding sequence GTGATCAAGGAAATCATCGTGGTGGAGGGCAAGGACGATACGACGGCGATCAAGCGGGCGGTCGAGGCGGATACGATCGAAACGAACGGCTCGGCCATCGGCGAGGAGGTGCTCCGCCGGATCGAGCTGGCGATGGAGCGGCGCGGCGTCATCATCTTCACGGACCCCGACCACGCCGGCGAACGCATCCGCAAGATCGTCTCGCAGCGCATCCCGGGCTGCAAGCATGCGTTCCTGCCTCAGGAGGATGCCCTCTATCGCGGGGATATCGGCGTCGAGAACGCCTCGCCGGAAGCCGTGCGCCGCGCGCTTGCGACCGTGCGGACGGAAGGCTCGGAGGGCGAGCCGGAACTCACCCATGCTGATCTGATGGAGGCAGGCTTGCTCGTGCATCCCGATGCCGCTCGGCGGAGGCTGCTCATGGGCAACCGGCTGGGCATCGGCTATTGCAACGGCAAGCAGTTCATGAAGCGCTGCACGAGCTTTCGGATCACCCGAAGGGAATTCCGCGAGGCGCTGGAGCAGATGGAAGGGGAAATCGGATCATGA